Part of the Anoplopoma fimbria isolate UVic2021 breed Golden Eagle Sablefish chromosome 4, Afim_UVic_2022, whole genome shotgun sequence genome, AGCACAAGGAAAAGCCCCCAGGCTGTGATACGGAGCCTCACTTCAGCTTCAGCCCTCTCAGGGTCCCCTAGATCCAGGCTGCTGTAGCTGTGACACACCCCTGCACTCATGAGGACCCCCAGAGCCAACCACTGGGAAGGACGGAGCCTCTTGCCCAGGCAGAGGGAGTACAACAGGGCCGTGGAGGCAATTTTAAGGTTGGAGAGGACTTGGTATGAGCTTGGGTCCATGTAGGCCTGCATGAGGACTACCAGGTTGTTGTTGAGGGCGTAGAGTATCGCAGGGACCCCATAGGGGGCCACACTGACTAGAGGTGGAGCAGCACGTAAGGCGGAGGCACCCCCAGTTAAAACGAGAGTAGCCAGAGAAATCAGCAGTTTGAATAACTCAATCATGAGAACGCATGAAGAGGGGTTGAAAGGGACTTGACCGTCTACTTTGGTGAGAGTGATGAGTGGTGCATGAGAGCCATAGATGAGCACCATCAGCCCAAAGAGGACACCCCACAGAATCCTTTTCACCCACTGTCTCCTAATCCTTGCTGGGGAACCGGGCCCCACATTCGGGATCACAATCATCctcaataatgtaaaataaacaatttctcACAATCTTAATACTTGTTttagtgcaacaaaaaaaaaaaagaacactttgGGCTATTATTCTAAATACATATCTATGAATCTCAACAATTTAAACATCTATGATAAAATACTAACGCATTATTCTCTGTATAACTTTGTATATGTATTCTGAACAGTAAAATAAGGGTGTAGGAGACATTTGCCTGTTTTGCACATGACCAATTCAAAATCTAACATGCTTAGAGAACTGCTAAAGACAGCAGGCAAGTTATGAAATCTGATGGACCAAACATTAAAGCCTTGTAGGCACAAAGTCTTCCGTTCTGTGTTAATATCACACAGACGGAAATGAAACAGCAGTATTTAACTTGACCCAGAAAAAatatgcatataaaaaaaaattcaggcTTTTCCTTTGACTCCTCAATGAAATTCCAGTTGCATCGTTATATCCATAGTCCAGTCTACGCAGAAATCTTGAAGGCTGATCCGTCACAAGCCACTGACAAAATAGCAGCTTCaacaatatttaattatcttgtGCCCTTTATGTCTCTGACTAGCAGACTAGCAGTCAGTCTGAATTATTTTGGTCCTTTTTTAAAGCTGTTCATACATTCTTTAACGGTCCTTTCAATGTTGGGCACTTGATAGTTCTGTGCCGCGTAAATGCCAGTGATTGTTCCCAGCAGAACTCCCAGGAAGGCAGACGAGCGTAGCTTGGCCGCCACATAGCCGGCCAGAAAGCCCTTCAGAAAGGGAGATCCCAAAACTGAGGATCCCTACAAGAGTAAGGGAAAGATAGCACAGTAAAGCACAAAAATATATTGGTTTTTTATTTGCCATGAGACATACATTCAATATCCAAAATATACAGTATcggtcaaaagtttggacacaccttctcattcaactactttgaagaatctaaaatataaaacatattctggtttgttgagcatttgtttgtttaccacataattccatatgtgttccttcatagtttggatgtcttcaatattaatctacaatgtagaaaaaccattgaatgagaaggtgtgtccaaacgtttgactggttctgtatgtGAAACTGTTGGTAGACGAGGGGGAAACATTTCAGCTGAAAACAATTGAATTATTAGGGGCCATTATCAGGGGCACAATTAACAACTTACCTGAGGAATTCCTACAGACACCTCGTTCTCCACTCGCCTCTGGATCTCCTCCAGCTGATTCTTGAGCTTCGTCAGGTCCTTTAACTGTTTCAGAGGATCCtataataaaagcaataaccCACATTTCAATAAGGAAacagttcagttacatttacTGACAGAATTTGCATTGAAGAGCTTCTGTTACAAAAACGACACATTGCTTTTGAAGTTTGCTGGTTAGATAATTGCAACATAATTGATCTCATTGATCGATTAAGTTAATTTACAATcgatcatttaatttaattttaaagccAATTGCTGCAGAGAGGGCTCGTTGTTCGTCCTCCTCAAGCAGCTGATGCATGTGACAAAACAtgaagttaaaacatttaaaaagcagaaagCAGCAGAATCTCACCTTGTCATCCGCCATGTCTGCTCAGAGGCTGATCGGGGATCGACTCATCAGCCTGGGACTCGCATTCCTCAAGCTCGATTAACTCGGCCTGGGTTATAGTTtcgttttataaaataaaataaaaaatgtatttatcccGAGGAAAGCTGCTCCCTCGTTTGTGACTtgctgtctttattttttttataatttttttatttttataaaagcttCAGCTAACGTAATATAAACCCGCTGAGGTGAAAAACAACCCCTACAACGCCTCCGGGACGCACGCGTCGCGTTACTTCCACGTGTCAAAAACGTCGCCCCTGATTGGCCCGTTCTTGTTCATTCCGGCTTCTGATTGGACGAAGGCCATGGCAACAAAGCGCCATGTTTTTACAAGTCGACGAGAAAGGGAAGTTACTTTACAGACAATTATGCATCGCAACACATTGATTTAACATGAAGCACAGGCGGATTACAGCGTCGTTTACCGTCGGCTCAACGCATGACTTTGTCGGCGTCCTCTAAAGGTTGTTCACGGTGTTTGTAGAGCTCCGGGTCGTCGTAGGTAAGGATTCAATAAGAAGGCTTCTCATTGGACGACTGGCTGGCTGTGCAGGCAGTATAAACACACGCTATTAAAGCAGGAAGGACCAGCGCATTTAACACGTTTGTGCTTTATTAGTCTCCAAAGAGCCCCATGCATGACAAGTTTAATTATATTGTATTCTGACTAAGACACTGTCCTGCTATGTTTTCTCTGTATGAAGTCAAACTGCCCTattttctgtgcttttattaaACAAAGTATCTCTGTTTGCCTCTTATAGCAACCCACTGAGCTATGATAAACTTCATAAATCCAGTTATGTCATTAAAGTACAGATGATTGACGCTGCTCAATGATGTGCCAGTGGTATCATCCATACATTAGGGGGTTAAAAGCATAGTATGCAaagcaatacatttaataaacctATCTTTAGTTGAAAtgaatgcagtctaatacaacatCCCTGCTCTACTTTCATGAAGtctaaaacattaacaaacaactCATCTCTTACTATTTTTCAAGTTGGCCCGAGATCTTTGAAGGTCATGGAGAAAGTGGAGATGTATGAGGTTGTCAAAGTGActgaggaggtggagagctACTACAGTCAAATGGAGGTGACTATtccaaaaaagaggaagagcaaGACTCAAGAAGACAGTGTTGAGAAACCTAAGAAGCCTAGGTAATGTACATAGTCCAAAGGATTTTCACACACAGCTGTTACAATATCATGACTCATATTATGATCCATGTCTTACACATGGATGGGGCCgctaataatacaaataaaatgtctccCCCATTGTCATGTACTGATTGAAGATGTGGAATGTGTCTGTTTTAGGTCTGCCTACCTGCTATACTACTTTGATGTTCATCAGATTATGCAAAAGGAAATCCCTAATCTACCACAGTCAGAGATCAACAAGAGAATCAGTGAGAGCTGGAAAAGGCTCAGCGTAGCTGAGAAAGGCTACTATCTGGAGAAGGCCAAGTCTGAGAAAGAGGGCATAGACACTGTAAGCTGCATCCTCACCTTCTTTTCATGAACAACGTTGTGCATCCAAGCATCCATGGAgcctttttttaagtaaaaccTGCTCATGTTAATAACATCTGAATAAACTTGCCTGTTCTgaaggaaatgtaaatgtttattttgatgcaTCTATAGATAGCTATGAACAATATTCTCGATTGTGCTTTTTCCTCAGATGTCTCTCAGCCCCTCCAAAGACCTGCCAGGCTTCCGCAAAATCCTCCCCAGAGCCAGTTACTTTCTCTTGTCCAAAGGCTGCTCATCAAATCAGCAGCTGGGAGGCTCTCAGTCAGAGGTGAGCGTGGAGTCTCTGGACTCTCCGGTGGAGGGAGGCTTGGCTTCCGTCTCTCTGCCCCAAGAGCCCCAGTTCACACCTCTTGGGTTGGACGGTGAGGTGGAGCTTTCTGAGCAACCCATTGTTGTCGACGACATAGCAGAGGAAACAGAAGTGGCGTCTAATCCCACAGACCCCCAAGGCATGCCTCGCTGCTCGTCCTCCTCTGTGCCATGCAAAGCCCCGGCCTCGACAGACGCCCACGTCTCACAGGGCTCAGGTCACCTTACAGCAAATGGGGTCACTCTGAAAGGAATTGAGACAGGAGTTGCTGGCAGTGGTTATGGTGGGGCGATGGTGCAGCAGATACAGGGGGAAACGACACATGTGGTTGCCATCGTacccacacaggtgagactcaAATGTCTTTCTTCCACTTAGCAGAATGAGCTTAATTTATTCAAGAATTATTGAtcattttaatcataaaaagtgttttaactAATGCAGTGATGTGATTTATCTGTCACTTCAGAACCTGCTAGAGCCCAAGTCTTTGTCAGGTGTCAGCTCTGTGGGCCCAATGATGATGGTCTCTGTAGGAGCCAGCACAGAACAAAGTGCCAAATCTTCCTATAAAATGGTAAGCACCCGCATTACTCATCCATCTTATAAATGTCAAAACTGAAATTGGCAAGCATAGAGTCTAcacatagaaaaagaaaatgaggaatGTCATTATTTAGATTTAAGATGATTGGGGTGGCAGTAGCAGCTCGGAGACACAAATCCCCAtgatttgctctttttttgaaGGCTGTCAAAACATACACCCGAAGAGGTCGAGGGAGGTGTCTAAATCCTGGATGTTCGTTTGTGTATGTCACCCGCCACAAGCCACCAAAGTGTCCTGAATGTGGAAACCACTTGGGTGGAAAATGGATACCTGCTGTGAGTATCAAACAACATCTGCACAAACAGTTTGGGATGCTCTATCTTATACGAACATCTAGGAGTTGTATAAAGAATCAGCCTCCAGTTTTTACAAGGGGCTCAAGTCAGTTAACTTTTTTCTGCGTTTATATTTTAGGCAAAGAAGACACAAGAGAAAGAACCTGCGCCCAAACAATTGCCACAGAAAGCTGAAACCAAGACTAATGAAAACTGCCAAGCCACACCTCCCTCGGCACAGGAGGGGAATGCAGATGTCAGTGAAACATCCGCCTCTGGGAGCAAAAAAGTAGGGCAAGTTCAACGGCGCTCCAGAAAGCAGCCTGCAGTTCCAGCTGATAagccaccagagggcagcagCACCAAggagcaggaaaaaacaaagtaagacccatgacattttaatgtgagTTTTTTAATTGTGTTCTACTTGCCACATGGATCCTGCTTGCATGTTGACCATGTGGACTGCTTTATATGCAGATAAGCTATACGTGTgataaatagtttttaattgTTGCTTATTTGAAATGCTGAACTGGATAAAAGTGTGGGATTGAAACCTTCAGTTAACCCAAATATATGGATGGAATACGGTTATAATGAGACCTGTGTGTGCTGTTAttgcagcagtttttttttcccactcatAGATTTTATGAGAGTATTtcaaaaaagcattttgtttttacaccaaAGATCTTTCTCAAAATTACTCGTTCAGATATGTGTTGCAAATATACAAGCACATCTGATATGACTGAAATCTGTTCTGTTGCAGCATTAAAGAAAAGGTAATTCTATCCGTTACATTGAA contains:
- the LOC129090443 gene encoding SLC35A4 upstream open reading frame protein, whose translation is MADDKDPLKQLKDLTKLKNQLEEIQRRVENEVSVGIPQGSSVLGSPFLKGFLAGYVAAKLRSSAFLGVLLGTITGIYAAQNYQVPNIERTVKECMNSFKKGPK
- the slc35a4 gene encoding probable UDP-sugar transporter protein SLC35A4; amino-acid sequence: MIVIPNVGPGSPARIRRQWVKRILWGVLFGLMVLIYGSHAPLITLTKVDGQVPFNPSSCVLMIELFKLLISLATLVLTGGASALRAAPPLVSVAPYGVPAILYALNNNLVVLMQAYMDPSSYQVLSNLKIASTALLYSLCLGKRLRPSQWLALGVLMSAGVCHSYSSLDLGDPERAEAEVRLRITAWGLFLVLVYCCVSGLAAVYTERVLKSQKLPLSLQNLYLYVFGVAINGLSSFSSVAGEKSFLEGYSGVVWVIIAGQAANGLLMSVVLKHGSGITRLFVISCSMLVNALLSWAMLGLQLTPFFLLPVSMIGLAAFMYYR